Within Paenibacillus sp. RUD330, the genomic segment TCGACGACGACGACCGGGTATCGGAGCGTTATGTGGACGCGCTGCTGGACGCCATGGCCGGCCGGCCCGAAGCGGACTGCATCGTTTTCGAGGTGATGGTGCATGAGGGCGGCAAGCCGCCGCGCACCTGCCTCTACGGCGTGGAATACGAGCATGGGATGGACGAGAGCCGCTACTACCGCAAGCCCAACCATCTGATGGTCTATAGGCGCGAGCTTGCCTTGCGGCATCCGTTCCGCGACATCGGCTACGGCGAGGATGACGAATGGGCGGCACGCGCTTCGCGGGACATCGTCGATCAGGCCAGAATCGACGAGGTGCTGTATCATTACGACTGGGTCGTGAAGCCTCTGAGCTGGTACGACCGAAGGTAGAGCTGCGAGGGTCGATGCGAGGCTGCGAGGGCGGGTGCGAGACAGCGAGGACGGATGCAGAGCTGCGAGGGCGGATGCGAGGCTGCGGGGACGGATGCAGGGCCGTTCAAGCCCGGCGATGCGAGCTGGATTTGCGCCACGTAGAAAGGCTGCCGCGAGGCAGCCTTTTTGCGTTGCGGAGCAGGGCCTATTCCGTGTCCATATAGTAGCGGTTCAACGACTGCCATTCGGCGAACAGGGACTTGGCCGCATCGGAGAGACCTTTGGGAGCCAGAATGCCGAGACCGGCGGAATGCTGGAAGCGCCTGGAGGGATGGAGCGCCGCCAGCTCTTCCCACAGCTTCCAGACGCCGAAGTCCGCGAGCCTGACCTCCGTGTCATGCAGCAGCACGATGCCATCCTCGGCCAGCTTCGGCAGCCAGCTCTCGTAATCGCGGCGAACCGCTTCGTACGTATGGAGGCCGTCGATGTGGAGCAGATCGATGGAGCCGTCCGCAAAGGCATTGAGAGCCTCGTCGAACGCCGCCCGGCGCAGCGCTGCTTGCGGGTACAGCGCCGCAGCCCTCGAGACGAGGCTGAACACCTCGCCGCCGTAAGCGCCGGAGTGGATATCCCCCTCCCAGGTATCGACCGCATGAAGCCTTGTATCGGGAGATCCGTCCTTGGCGCCTTGGCAGAAGCTGAAAAAGGAAGCTCCGTAATGGGTTCCGAGCTCCACGACGGCGGCGGGCCGGGCGTTGCGGATGAAATCGTAGCCGAAGCGGAGATGGCCTCTCCATGCGGATTCGGAGCGGAACAGGGGAGACAGCGCGTCGGTTTCAAAGACCGGGTCGTAGCAGATCCAATCGAGGTTCAAGAGACGGCCTCCTTCAAGAGCGATGACAAGCACTATGGGAAGCTTATGTTTCCGAACGGGATTTCAGAAGCGGAACCGCTTTTCAGCCGTTGCCTTCCGCAAGCAAACACCGCCATGGGAGCAGCGGCCCGCTGCTTGACGATACATCCGTTCACCGCTTCTTCGCCGCGATCAGGAAGAACATCGGCCGCCGGACTTCCTCCGCCCAAGCCGGATTCGCCTCCAGCATCTCCCCGGTCGGCGCAAGCTCCGACAGCATCCTGATGTCAAAGCCCCCTTCAATGAGGGCGTTCAGGTAAGAGGAGACGGTACGATGGTACTTGATGACGTCGCTGCCGAGAAAGCGGGAATTCCGCAGGCCCTGATCATGATAGCGGTCCAGAGGCCAGTGCAGCTTTTCGCCGTCCGGGCCGTAATGCCAGTCCTGCGCCGCGAGGGCCGTATAGACGGGATGCTCCACCGATAGGATGAAGTCCCCTCCCGGCGCGAGTGCAGAGCTGATTTTGCGCACGGCGCCGGCAAAGTCCTCCACGTAATGAAGAGCGAGCGAGCTGATGGCGACATCGAATTCCCCTTCGGAAAAATCAATGTCCTCAATCGCCGACCGGCGGTATTCGATGGCGGGGTCGTCGGTCATCTCCCGGGCCCGCTGCAGCATATTCTCCGACAGATCCAAGCCCAGCACCGACCGGGCTCCATGCTGCCTCGCATAGCGGCAATGCCAGCCGAAGCCGCAGCCGAGATCGAGCACCCGCTTGCCTTTGAGGCCGGGCAGCATGCCGCGCAGCGTGCTCCATTCTCCGGCGGCATCCAGGCCGCCCAAGGAGCGGGGCATTTGGCTGTAGCTGGAGAAAAAATCCTTGTCGTCGTATTTGTTTTGCTTCATGCGGACAACGCCTCCCTGATCAGGTCTATACCTACAGCATAGGCCAAAGGAAAGGGGGATAGCCAGGGGGAAATCGGATCTATCCAAACGCAGCCGGTTCATCTTGACCCTGACGGAAGCCGCTTGCATATAAAAAAATCCCGTCAACAGGCAGGCGCCCGGACGGGATCGCGATCAAGGGGAACCGATCAAGCTGCCGGCACAAGCGCCGACTCGATCTGCCGATGCAGGTCGAGCAGCTTCGTCTTTTCGGCGACGATCTGCTGCCGCAGCGAAACGATGGACTGGATCGCTTGCGCGACCGCAGCATGGTCCTTGCCGGCCTTGGCGATCTTCAGCTTGGCATGCTCAGCCTTGATCAGCTCGCGGGCGGCGGCGAGGGAAGCGCGCTCGGAGCGGATACCGGAGCGGGTGGCGGCGAGCTTTTCCTTCAACGTCTTTTTGTCGGCGGCAGACAGCTGCTTGAGACCGGCATGAATCTGCGCGCGGATTTCCTTGAGCTGCTTGCTCAAGGCGGCGTTCTGCTTGCCGAGAGAACTCAACTCCGCTTTGAGAGGCTTGATCTCCGCCTTCCATTCCGCCGCTGCCGAGGAAACCTTGCTCGCCTCCACGGTCGCCGCTGCCGTCGTCTTGGCGGTGATCGCCGTTGCCGTCGACTTTACCGTTGCCGTTGAATTCGCCGCAGCCGTTGATTTCACCGTTGTCGTTGCCGCAGCCGCGTGAACCGCTCCGCCGCTGGCCAGCACCGATCCGATGACGAGGGCGGCCATGGCGCCCGACCATTTCTTGTTCATTCCATCCATCTCCTCTGCTGCTGAGTACGGGGCTCGGGATGAATGCCCGATCCGCCTTGAATCCAGAATAACGGCCAGTTATGTCATGGATGTGTCATCGCCCGCCGAAGGAAAGACAACGTGGAAAGAAGTGCCCTCGCCGGCCGTGGATGTCACTTCGATCCTTCCTCCATGCGCTTCCGTGATATGGCGGCTGATCGTAAGCCCGAGCCCCGAGCCGGAGCTGCCGCTCCTGCTGCCGTCGGCTTTCATGAACCGGTCCCAGATGCGGGGAAGCATCTCCTCCGGAATCCCTCGACCGTCATCCCGGACGGCGAATCCGACCTGGCTGCCGTCCTGGAAGCCCGACACGGCGATGGCGGTTCCCGCATCGTTATGGCGGATCGCGTTGCCGATCAGGTTCAGGACGACCTGGCGGATCCGCTGCTGATCCCCTCGAAATCGAACCGGCAGCGAGTTCTCTCGGACCGTCCAGCCTTGCCAGGATAGCGACATTCCCGCTTCCTCAGCGGCCGGGGTCAGCTGGAGCACGCATTGCTGAAGCAGCTCCCCGAGATTGAAGGCGGTCATCCGGTAGCGGACGACATGCTCCTCAAACTCCGTCAGCTCGGTCAGGTCGTCGATCAGCCGCTGCAGCCGCCGGGTTTCCGAGAGGGCAAGCCGCGTGAATTCCGACTTCTCCGCCTCGCTCATGATGCCGTCGTCCATGCCTTGCAGGGCGGCCCGTACGGTCGTCAGCGGCGTCCGCAGCTCGTGGGTGAGATCCCCGATGAAGCGCCGCCTGCCGGCCTCTACCCGCCCGAGCTTGTCCGCCATGCCATGGATCGTGCCGGCCAGATCGGCGAGCTCGTCGCGGCCGCGGTAGCGCGCTCTTGCCTCGAACCGGCCTTCCGAATAGCTCCGGGCGACCCGGCTCAGCTCCAGCACCGGACGGGTGAAGGCGCGGGAGACGAGCCACAGCACGAGGGAGACGGGAATCGCAAATACGAGGGATACGAGCCAGAGAGCCCTCTGCAGCGGACCGACATAACGGACGGCTTCCTTGACCGGGCGGTAGACGAAGCAGGAAGCGGCGGTTTCTCCTCCGCTCTGCAGCGGAAAGCCGCGGATCAGCATCGTCGTTCCTTGCTGGCGGGCGTAAACCTTCTTCTCCTGGATCGTGCCGCCCTCCATGACCGTCCGCACCCATTCGCGGACATCGGGCCGGGCTCCGACCTCTTGGATGCCTGCCTTCGAGAAATTGTACCGCTTGCCTTGGATGCTGATCTGAAGCGAGCCATGCTTCTCGAGCTGCTGCAGCCGCTCGCGGAAGGCGGCAGGCTTCAGGCGGCCTTCCTGCACCTGGTCGAACAGAAGCTGAATGTCCTGGCCGGCGTCGGCGAGCTGCTTCCAGCTCCGCTCATAGGCTTTCTGCTGGATGAGCCAGCTGGTCGCCGCCGTCAGGCTCGCGATGATGAGAATTCCGATGAGCAGATAGGACAGCATCCATTTCCATACGAGCGATCTCATGCTTCGTCCGTCCGGTCGAGCTTGTAGCCGACGCCCCAGACGGTCGAGATCGACCAGCCTTGCGCCGGCTGCAGCCTCCGCCTCAGCCTCTGCACATACAAGTCCACGACCCGGTCGTCGCCTTCGAAATCCAAGCCCCATATCCGCTCGATCAGCTCGCTGCGGCTGCACACGAGCCCGGGATGGCGGATCAGCTCCTGCAGCAGGTCGAATTCACGCCGGGGAAGGTCGATCATGCGGCCCCCGAGCGTCACCGACCGGCGTTCCGCATCCAGGCGCAGATTGCCGGCGCGGCATGCGGCTCCGGATGCCGGCGGCTGTCCGCCGCGGGAGCGCCTGAGCACGGCGTCCACCCGGGCCATCAGCTCGCGGGGGTCGAACGGCTTGACGATGTAATCGTCCGCTCCGAGCTGCAGGCCCTCGATCCTCTCCTCCAGCTGGCCGCGGGCGGTCATCATGATGACCGGAATCCGGCTGCCTTCCGCCCGAAGCTTCCGGCATACCTCCCAGCCGTTCAGCTTCGGAAGCATGAGATCGAGCAGGATCAGGGCATATTCTCCGTTCTCCAGCATGTCCAGAGCGGCCCTTCCGTCTGCCGCCGCCTCCGGTTCATACCCGCTTTTCCTCATGTAGAGAGCTGTAATGCGGACGATGGAAGCATCGTCGTCCACGATAAGAATTCGATCCGTCACGCCGAGTCGGCTCCTCTCTGCAGCAGGGAGTAGTGGTATCTCTATAGAAGACGAATAGGCGGGCGCAAAGTTGTGGCCGGATCGGGATAAATGCCGGGAGGGGCTTGCATGCCGGGCAGGTGGGTAAAAATAGACGGAGAAGAACGCAGAAGTTCCACAACCGAAACGAGGAGTTGACCCAGCCATGATCAAAATTGTGCTTGTCCGCCATGGACAGAGCGAATACAACGCGCAAAACCGCTTTACGGGGTGGACCGACGTCGATCTGACCGACAGCGGCAAGGAGGAGGCCCGCCGGGCCGGGGAGATTCTCCGTCAGAACGACTATGTGTTCGACGTCGCTTATACGTCGGTGCTGAAGCGCGCCATCCGGACGCTCTGGATCATCCAGGATGAAATGAGCCTGCTCTGGATTCCGACGGACAAGACTTGGATGCTCAACGAACGGCATTACGGCGCCCTGCAGGGGCTCAACAAGGAGGAGACCGCGCAGAAGTACGGGGAAGAGCAGGTCCATCTGTGGCGCAGATCCGTGACCGTCAGGCCGCCTGCGCTGGATAAGGACGATGAGCGCTATGAGGGAAGGGATCCCCGCTACAAGGATATCAAGGACCGGGTGCCGGTGACGGAGAATCTGGACGATACGGAGCAGAGGGTGCTGGATTATTGGAGAGAGAAGGTCGAGCCCTCGCTCCATGAGAACCGGCGGGTGCTGATCGTCGCTCATGGCAACACGATCCGGGCGCTGGTCCGCTATCTGGACGACATTCCGGGCGACGGCATCGCGACGCTGAACATTCCGACGGGAACGCCGCTCGTGTACGAGCTCGGGGACGATCTGAAGCCGGTCCGTCATTACTATCTGGAGGAAAACAAGGAAAAGACCGACGTCAAGGAAGCGGCTCAAGGCGCTCCCGACGTCCGGTCGGAATAGCGGCCGCCGGCTTCCGCCGCGATCGCCGCATGGGGCACAGCCGTCCGGCTTCGTCATCGAAGCCGGACGGCTGCTTTTTCTTCTTTCCGGCTGCTCTCAAGCGGAGGCGCCAGGCCCGGGAGAAGCCGGCCGGCGCTTAACAGTCCAAGCGCAGAAGGAAGTCGCGGGTGCCGTTGTAGGCATCGGTCCAGCCCATTTTCGCATAAAAGCGCAGGCCGTCCAGACCTTTCATATAGTAGGCTCCCAGCAGCCTCTCGTTGAAATCGGGAATCGCGATTCCTGCTTTCTCCTGGAACTCCCGGTAGGCGCGGACGACTCCGAGCGTCTCCATATGCCGGTCCAGAATCGCGAGATCGACAAGACAATCGCCATAGGCGCAGTTGCCGTCAATGATGCCGGTAATGCGGTCGCCGCTGGACAGAATGTTCCATTGGTGAAAATCTCCATGGATGAAGCTGCGGTGCGGTTCATTGTAAGGCGCGTATGCGATCAGCCGGCTGTAGCACTCGTCGAACACATCCTTTTCCAGGCAAGTGCTGCGGAACAGGCCATGCCAGTTGTCCCAGAAGGTGCCTGTCTGATCCTCCGCGAACGAGGCCGCCAAGTAGTCTTTCCAGGTCGGATGCATCCCGTTGCCGTCCGGCCCGATCCACCCGTAGCCGCTCGTAACCCCTATGTCCACCTGATTGAGCCGCGTCAAAATTCCGATAAGCTCCGGCAGCTGCCCGGCTTGCTGCTCGGGGGTGCAAGCCGCGAGGCTGCCGCCATCGATCCGCTCCATGATGACGTAGGCCAGGTTTCCATGCTTCCCTTGTCCCAAACAGCGGGGATACGGGATTCCCTGGCCGGACAGCAGCTCCGATAGGAACCGTTCGGTCGCGTAGGCTCCATCCAGGTCGCTGAATTTGATGACATGCCCTTTTCCTTCGTGGTTGAAGGAGAAGACGCTGCTCAAGTTGCCGCCGTCCATGGACATGATCTCCGTCGCGATGGATCCCAGATGAGCCTTCACCACGTCCTCGACTTCGCTTTCAGCCACGCTTGGCTTGATATAGGCCGTCATGGTCCCGCTTCCCTTCGTTGCGGCGCAAGGAGAGAGCCCGCATTTCGTTTCATCCCTACTATAGACGGATCCGCCTTCGCGTTCGAGGGAGAGGATAGGTATAGGCAAACAATCCGAAGAAGCCGACGAATGTGTCGTCAATGGAACCCGCAAGCATAAAGCGGAGCTTCGGGCCCGGTCTTGATTTTAATGGCCGGACGGGTATAATTCAGTTTAAAAGATTAAACCAATGAACGGATCGGGGGAGAACGATGAGCGAGCAAACCGGGCATGTCCTGCAGCAATTCGAAGCATGCATTCCTTTGCTGGAGGTGTTGACCGATGCCGGCCGCCAAGCCATCATCTTGCTGCTGGCGCAGCACAAATCGGGACTCAACGTGAATACGATATCCAGCCATATGAAGCTGTCCAGACCGGCCGTTTCCCATCATCTGAAGGTGCTGAAGCAGGCCGGCTATATCGAGGCCGAGAAGAAGGGCGTCGAAAATGTTTATGTGCTTACTGTGCGCAAGCCGCTTGAACGGCTCAAGTCGTTGATTGCGGCCATTGAAGCCGAGTGCAGCGGATCTCGGTGACAGGCGCCGGCGCAAGAAATTGCGGCTGCATGGAGGGATGCTCCTGCTGCCGCTCCGCCTGATAGGTTGATTTGTTTAAACGTATAAACTTTTAAGGAGGATGGACATGAAGGCTATGGTCATTGAAAAGTATGGAAAGAACAGTCCCTTGGTGATGGCGGAACGGCCTGTGCCTTCTATAGGCGGGCATGACGTGCTGGTGGAAATTCATGCGGCCAGCTTGAATCCGATCGACTTCAAGATCAAGGAAGGGAAAGTGAAGCTCCTGCTGAAGTACACATTTCCTCTTGTTTTGGGAAATGATTTCTCCGGAACCGTCGTCGAGACAGGCGAGGCGGTGAGGACATTCAAGGTCGGAGACCAGGTCTACGGGAGGCCCCGCAAAAACAGGATCGGAACACTGGCCGAATATATCGCCGTTCATGAGGATGACCTTTCCCTGAAACCGCGGAATCTAAGCTTTGAAGAGGCGGCCTCCATTCCGCTCGTCGGACTTACCGCTTATCAAGCGTTCACCGATATTCTCAAGCTTCAGAAAGGCCAAAAAATCTTGATTCACGCAGGGGCCGGAGGCGTCGGAACGTTCGCGATTCAGCTGGCCAAAGCAATGGGCGCCTATGTCGCCACGACGGCCAGCGATAAAGGCTATGAGCTGGTCAAATCGCTTGGCGCCGATCGGATCATCAATTACAGGAAAGAAAAGGCTGAAGAGCTGCTTGCCGGGTATGACGCGGTGTTCGACACTTTAGGAGGAGCCGCCCTGGAAAAGTCGTTCCGGATCTTGAAGGAAGGCGGGCAGGTCGTCTCCATATCGGGAGTGCCGAACGCCGCCTTCGGTAAAGAACAACAGCTCGGCTGGATAAAAACGGCCTTGTTGGCCTTCGTCAGCCGCAGGATCACTGCGCTGGCAAAAAAAAGCCGGACGAGCTACCGCTACCTGTTCATGAAGCCGAGCGGAGCGCAATTGAACCTTTTAAAAGAAATGCTCGAGAGCGGCCGCATCAAGCCGGTGATAGACAAAGTCTTCCGATTAGAGGATGCCGGGCAAGCTCTTCAGTATTTGGAAGGCGGAAGCGCCAAGGGAAAGGTGGTCATCCGGATCAAACCGTCGGAATGATTGCTTATCGCCGGTTCTCCATGAGCGGCTGCCGGTTTTATTGGCCTCGATCATTCCTGCCAAATTTTGATGAAGTTCTTTTGGTCCTTCGTGAACCTAAAGCCGCGTTTCTCATAGAATCGATGAGCCGTTGTCCGGCTTGGATGGGACAGCAGCTTGATGCCCGAAAATCCATGCACCTGTCCCCATTGCTCCAGATGCCTCATCAGCTTGCCGCCTATTCCTTGGTTTCGTCGGCTTTCTTTGACGACGAATCCCAGGATGTTGACCAGAGAGACGGAAAAAAGCAGCTCATACGGACTGCCGTGGATATACCCGATCACCTGGCCGCCCTGTTCGCAGACAAAAACGACATCGTTCGTTCTGGCCGCCAGGAGTTCGATCTTTTTCTTCACGCTCTCCTCGGAGAACGCATGCAGATTCGGGTTGAAATCCAGATTTAACAGGTAGATGTCGCGATAGTCTTCGACCCTGGCTTCCCTGATCCAGCTTGTTTCCATGACAGGCTCCTTTGCTTGAGGAGCGCTCCGAACAAGGGATGGCCGCAGCTCATCCGATGATCCGTGTCTCCGATTCGATGAAGCCTCCATGTGATGTCCATCGGACGGCTCCTTCCTTTTATCCTTCCAGACACTGCCTCGGTCCCGCAGGAAGGGAAAGCCGCGTTCTACGGCAATGCATCGTCAATCGGCCTGCAGGTGAGATCGCTGATCGGTCTCGGAAGCCCGTCTCTCGCGCAGAAGCGGCATTCCAGAATTTCCGGCGAGCTTGGCCGAGGAGGCTGCCGGGAAGGAGCGGCCTCCGCCTTGCACACAAAATGATGCATGTCAGGGTCCGGTTGTAATATACGCCCGTCAGCTGCCGGATTCCTGCCTTCAGCCCGACTTCTTCAAACACTTCTCCGGCAACCGTCTCCTCTGGGTCAGCCGCTCCGGTCGACTTCGGCAAACGAACCCCTCCTTCACGTTTTCCATTCTCGATATAGACACGCATGCACAGAAAAAGATGCGCCCTTTCCAGCATTGTCTGCCCGTTCCGGGAGGATATTTCAGCTGCCGCAGGCTTTCAACCGATTGGAAACGAAAAGGCAGAGCAGGGCAGGGGCTCATTTAAAGGAAAGCCGCTTTCAAGCACTGTCTGTTTCCTGCCTTTATGCGGTCGCGCTTTAATTGACGAAATTTCAGTTCCCCCTTAAACTGGGTACAGAAAGCTTTACAAAATGCTCAAAAGAGTGGATGCAAATCGGTCTGGACAAATTCATGAAATGGGAAAAGGGGTCTATTCATGGGAAGAAAAAGAATGTGGGCATCCGCGCTCCTCGCGGTCGCCTTGATGACGGCGGCAGGCTGCGGGGCAAAAAACACGAATGAGGGCGGCTCGGCAAGCCCGGCTCCGTCCGCTGGAGGCGCAGCGGAAGGCAAAACGTATTCCATCGCCATCTCGCAAATCGTGGAGCATCCGTCTCTGGATGCGACGCGCGAAGGCTTCCTCGCCGCCTTGAAGGATGCCGGCATCGTGGAGGGCGACAACCTCAAGGTCGACTTCAACAACGCTCAGGGCGACCAAAGCAACAACCTGTCGATCGCTCAGAAGATCGCCTCCGGCAAGAACGATCTCGTGCTCGCCATCGCGACTCCATCCGCGCAGGCTGTAGCGGAGAAGGTCAAAAACGCGCCGATCCTGTTCGCGGCCGTCACAGATCCGCTCGACGCCAAGCTCGTCACGAGCCTGGACAAGCCCGGCGGCAACATCTCCGGAGCTTCCGACACGAACCCGGACGCCATCGTGCAGCTGATGGACTTCATCGCCTCCGACTTTCCGAATGTGAAATCCGTCGGCCTCGTCATCAACGAAGGCGAGTCCAACGCCGTCATCATGGCCAAAAACGCCGAGCAGGCGCTCGCCAAGCATGACATCAAGCTGGTGAAGGCGCCGGTATCCAACACTTCCGAGGTGAAGCAGGCGGCCGAGTCGCTTGTAGGACGCGCGGACGCGCTCTTCACAACGCTCGACAACACGGTCATCAGCGGCGTCGACACGATCATCCAGGTGGCGAATGCCAAGAAGCTTCCTTTCTTCTCCAGCGACCGCGATACGGTCGAGAAGGGCGCCTTCGCCACAGTCGGCTTCAAATACTACGACCACGGTTATCAGGTCGGACAAATGGCGGCCGAGGTGCTGAAGGACGGCAAGAAGGTAGGGGACATGAAGGTAAGCATGCAGGAGAAGCTCGACCTCATCCTCAATCTCAAAGCCGCAGAGGCCCAGGGCATTGCCGTTACCGACGATATGAAGGCCAAAGTGAAAGACCAGGCATCCAACATCATCCAATAGCTAAGAGGTGGCTTCCTTGATCCTATCCCTGAACGGAGCGGTTGCGCTTGGGCTCATGTACGCCCTGATGGCGCTCGGGGTCTACATCACGTATCGCATCCTTGATTTTCCCGATTTGACGGTAGACGGCAGCTTCACGACGGGAGCCGGCATCGCAGCCGTGCTCCTGACGCATGGCTGGTCGCCGTGGATTGCCACGCTTGCCGCCTTCGGGGGCGGAATGGCAGCCGGCGCCTGCACAGGGCTGCTGCATACGAAGGGCAAGGTCAACGGCCTGCTGGCCGGCATCCTCATGATGATCGCCTTGTATTCCATCAATATGAGAATCATGGGCAAGCCGAACGTGTCCATCTCGGGCGAGCACACGCTGCTCGGCAGCATCGCGGGCTCCGAATGGCTGACCTTCGGCGGCGTCTCCTGGTTCTATCCCGTCGTGCTGCTCGCCGTGGCGGTTGCCGCCAAGCTCCTTCTGGACGGGTTCCTGCACACCGATCTCGGCCTGGCGCTGCGGGCGACAGGCGACAACAAGCGGATGATCCGCAGCTTCGGCGGCAACACGGACCGCTCCACCGTGCTCGGCGTCAGCCTTTCCAACGGTCTCGTGGCGCTGTCCGGCGCGCTCATCGCGCAGGATGCCAGCTTCGCGGACATCAACATGGGCATCGGCATGATCGTCATCGGCCTCGCTTCCGTCATCATCGGCGAGGCTCTGCTCGGCGCTCGCGGCGTCTTCATGACGACGCTCGCCGTGGTGGTCGGCGCCGTCGTCTACCGGATCGTCATCGCGCTGGCGCTGCGTTCCGACTTCCTTCACCTGGAGGCGTCGGATCTCAAGCTGATCACGGCGGCGATCGTCATCATCGCGCTCGTCATTCCTACGGTCAACCGGTCGATGAAGCAGAAGCGGCAGGCGCGCAGGCGCACCGCCGAGCTTGCGGCCGGGACTGCCGGAAGGAGGGAAGCCTGATGCTGCATGTGCAATCGGTATCCAAGCTGTTCAACCCCGGCACGCCCGACGAGAAGGTCGCGCTCATGAACATCGGCCTGCGGCTGAAGGCGGGAGATTTCGTCACGGTCATCGGCAGCAACGGAGCGGGGAAGTCGACGCTCATGAATATGATCTCCGGCGTCATGAAGCCCGACATCGGACGCATCTCCATCGCCGATGAGGACGTGACGGGAGTTTCCGAATCGAGCCGGAGCCGCTGGATCGGACGCGTCTTCCAGGATCCCATGGCCGGCACCGCGCCGAACATGACGATCGAAGAGAATCTGGCGATGGCCTACAAGCGCGGCAAGCCGCGCGGACTGGGCTGGGCGGTGTCGGGAGCGAAGCGCGGACTGTTCCGACAGGAGCTCAGCCGCCTCGGCATCGGGCTGGAGAACCGGCTGCGCGCCAAGGTCGGCCTGCTGTCCGGCGGCGAGCGCCAGGCGCTCAGCCTGCTGATGGCCACCTTCACCAAGCCGGACATCCTGCTGCTCGACGAGCATACGGCCGCGCTCGATCCGGCGAGGGCGGAGCTGATCACCCGGCTGACGGAAAGCATCGTGCGCGACATGGGCCTTACGACGCTGATGGTCACCCACAACATGGAGCAGGCCATCCGGCTCGGCAACCGGCTGATCATGATGGACAAAGGCCGCATCATCCTCGATATTCCCGAGAGCCGCAAGCAGGGACTCACGGTCCAGGAGCTGCTGAGGGAGTTCGAGGGCATCAGCGGCCAGAAGCTGTCGGACGACCGGCTCATCCTGGGCTAGACAGGCCTTCCTCCAGGGGCCGATCGGCCGCAGCGAGAGAGTCCGCGCAAGCTGCGCGGAGATCCAAGCGCACGGCTGCAAGGAGAACCAAGCCGCAAGGCTGCAAGGAGAACCAAGCGGGAGGCGGCAAGGAGATCCAAGCGCAAGGCGGCCTTTTAAGACAGCCGATGAAAGCCTGCCCTGCATAGGGCAGGCTTTCGGCATGATCGGGGGACGCTGCCGGGTGGACTCCCGGTTCCACGAAGGAACGACAGCAACGACAGCGAAAGGAAAGGTAAAGCATGAAGATGGATTCCATCCCTGACCGCGAGCCCCAGTCCTCTCCGCGGCCGCAGCTCGTGCTTGATGCGGGAGGCGTGCTCGTCACCAATCTGACGCCTTCCATGTGGCGGGAGCTGGCGGATATAAGCGGCCATGGCTACGGCGAGCTGAGGGACAGTTACAAGCGCGATATAGCGGGAAGGCTGTGGACGGGAGAGCAGGCTGCGCCGGAATTTTACCGCTGGATCGCCGGCTTCCATCCCGATTGGACGGAAGGGGACGCAGAGAAGCTGCTGAGATCCCATCTTCTGCCGCTGCCCGCCATGGACAGGCTGCCGGAGCTGGCACGGTCGGCCGACGTGCATCTGCTCAGCAACCATGTCTCGGAATGGCTTCGGCCGGTGCTGGAGCCGGCAGCGGAATGGCTTGCGAGCTTGACGATCTCCAGCGAGGAAGGTCTGAGCAAGCCGGATCCGGCGCTGCTGGAGCGGTGCGCGGGCAAGCTGGAGCCGGGCGCTCCGGTCCTGTTCGTGGATGACTCGCCCCGCAATGTCGCGGCCGCCGAGGCGTTCGGCTGGCATGCGCTGCTTGCGGACGATGACGGTCTGTGGGTGGATGCGGCGTCTGAGCGGCTGCGCGCCATGAAGCTTTGAGCCGGCGCCATGCGTTCCGCCTATCGTTTAGATTTCTGCAGGATGGGTTTAAATGGAAAGA encodes:
- a CDS encoding ATP-binding cassette domain-containing protein, which translates into the protein MLHVQSVSKLFNPGTPDEKVALMNIGLRLKAGDFVTVIGSNGAGKSTLMNMISGVMKPDIGRISIADEDVTGVSESSRSRWIGRVFQDPMAGTAPNMTIEENLAMAYKRGKPRGLGWAVSGAKRGLFRQELSRLGIGLENRLRAKVGLLSGGERQALSLLMATFTKPDILLLDEHTAALDPARAELITRLTESIVRDMGLTTLMVTHNMEQAIRLGNRLIMMDKGRIILDIPESRKQGLTVQELLREFEGISGQKLSDDRLILG
- a CDS encoding winged helix-turn-helix domain-containing protein — translated: MSEQTGHVLQQFEACIPLLEVLTDAGRQAIILLLAQHKSGLNVNTISSHMKLSRPAVSHHLKVLKQAGYIEAEKKGVENVYVLTVRKPLERLKSLIAAIEAECSGSR
- a CDS encoding GNAT family N-acetyltransferase; its protein translation is METSWIREARVEDYRDIYLLNLDFNPNLHAFSEESVKKKIELLAARTNDVVFVCEQGGQVIGYIHGSPYELLFSVSLVNILGFVVKESRRNQGIGGKLMRHLEQWGQVHGFSGIKLLSHPSRTTAHRFYEKRGFRFTKDQKNFIKIWQE
- a CDS encoding ABC transporter permease; translated protein: MASLILSLNGAVALGLMYALMALGVYITYRILDFPDLTVDGSFTTGAGIAAVLLTHGWSPWIATLAAFGGGMAAGACTGLLHTKGKVNGLLAGILMMIALYSINMRIMGKPNVSISGEHTLLGSIAGSEWLTFGGVSWFYPVVLLAVAVAAKLLLDGFLHTDLGLALRATGDNKRMIRSFGGNTDRSTVLGVSLSNGLVALSGALIAQDASFADINMGIGMIVIGLASVIIGEALLGARGVFMTTLAVVVGAVVYRIVIALALRSDFLHLEASDLKLITAAIVIIALVIPTVNRSMKQKRQARRRTAELAAGTAGRREA
- a CDS encoding ABC transporter substrate-binding protein codes for the protein MGRKRMWASALLAVALMTAAGCGAKNTNEGGSASPAPSAGGAAEGKTYSIAISQIVEHPSLDATREGFLAALKDAGIVEGDNLKVDFNNAQGDQSNNLSIAQKIASGKNDLVLAIATPSAQAVAEKVKNAPILFAAVTDPLDAKLVTSLDKPGGNISGASDTNPDAIVQLMDFIASDFPNVKSVGLVINEGESNAVIMAKNAEQALAKHDIKLVKAPVSNTSEVKQAAESLVGRADALFTTLDNTVISGVDTIIQVANAKKLPFFSSDRDTVEKGAFATVGFKYYDHGYQVGQMAAEVLKDGKKVGDMKVSMQEKLDLILNLKAAEAQGIAVTDDMKAKVKDQASNIIQ
- a CDS encoding HAD-IA family hydrolase; translated protein: MKMDSIPDREPQSSPRPQLVLDAGGVLVTNLTPSMWRELADISGHGYGELRDSYKRDIAGRLWTGEQAAPEFYRWIAGFHPDWTEGDAEKLLRSHLLPLPAMDRLPELARSADVHLLSNHVSEWLRPVLEPAAEWLASLTISSEEGLSKPDPALLERCAGKLEPGAPVLFVDDSPRNVAAAEAFGWHALLADDDGLWVDAASERLRAMKL
- a CDS encoding NADP-dependent oxidoreductase, producing MKAMVIEKYGKNSPLVMAERPVPSIGGHDVLVEIHAASLNPIDFKIKEGKVKLLLKYTFPLVLGNDFSGTVVETGEAVRTFKVGDQVYGRPRKNRIGTLAEYIAVHEDDLSLKPRNLSFEEAASIPLVGLTAYQAFTDILKLQKGQKILIHAGAGGVGTFAIQLAKAMGAYVATTASDKGYELVKSLGADRIINYRKEKAEELLAGYDAVFDTLGGAALEKSFRILKEGGQVVSISGVPNAAFGKEQQLGWIKTALLAFVSRRITALAKKSRTSYRYLFMKPSGAQLNLLKEMLESGRIKPVIDKVFRLEDAGQALQYLEGGSAKGKVVIRIKPSE